The region TTGTTTTCAGATGGGCTTGCTTTAATGAACCTGTTGGATTCAAAATTGGCAACCATAGGAGCTATAAAAGAGGCTATTCGACTTTCTAGTGAGCTACTTGTGGACTTAAGTCCTGATGAAGATGACTTTCTAATGGATATTGCCTCTGTCGAGTCTAAATTCGGAAGAGACGATAATACTTTTCGACCTAAAACGCAATTTCTCCCGCCGTATTGCTCAGAAGACGGAAAAGTTTTGAAAAAGTATAAAAAGACTGGAGGGCTAGGAATATGGCAGGTTGATTTGTCGTTTTACTGCGACTTTAAGAATAGATTCCACCAGAAGGTGTTTAGAAAACGGACAGACGTAATCAAAAAGAAGATGGGTCTTGATTTAACAAAAACGATGCCTGAAGATTTGTTTAATCCTTTAGTCAACGTTCTATTCGCTCGGCTGAAACTTGGTTTATCCGCCAGTAGCACAAAAAAAATGTTAAAGAAGAGGTGCGGTAAAAAAACTATTGTCGAATACAACAGCGACTGCTCACCTGAAATTGACATTGAGGTGTGCGAATTAGGTCTTCGATGGTATTATTGCTATAACGGAAGAGGCGCTACGAAAACAAGCGATGATGAATTGCCTGATCTTCCTAAGGAAGGTACCAAGAAATTTTCCGATCAACTAAGACGTAAGGAACCGAAATCTGACGAAGGTTGTGTACACGGTCAAAGAGACCCGGCCACTGATTGCCGCACTTGTATCTGCGAAAAGGGATTCACTGGCGAAGCATGCAATATGCTTGACTGCGGTTGTGCCAATTATTGTGGCGATTTCGGTTTGTGTAATCGACAGAAAGACGGTTCAAACAAATGCGAATGCTTTTTTCGATGGCAAGGTCAGTGCTGCGAAGAATTTCTACCTGCTTTTGTATTTGGTGATCCTCATCTTCGCACATTAGATGGTAGGTTTTCACTTTTTGCAATTCATAAGTACTTCAGGTACTATCTCTTACAGGACTAGAGTATGACTATTTTGGCGTAGGAGTATTTTGGGGCTGCATAAGCCGCGAGAATGATTTCGGGTACCAACTCGCTTTTTTTCAATACGGAAGAACATCTTTACTTGGAGCGGTTTCGGTAAACGCGGACGGAAAAGTCGTAACAATTGTTTCTATTAGGGATGCGTCAGGAAAGAATAGACCTCCTGCACTGCGGTACGTATAAGCTTTGCGattgcttaattaatcagtATGCTTTGAAACCTTGCGTTTTTGTGTGTGCAGAATCAATCGCAGGTTACAGTCGCTCTCTTCGGGTAACAAAACAGTCGTTGCTGCAGGTATAACTTTGTCGTCTAACTTTTCAGCAAGTTATACTTATCGCTTTCAATTTCGCAACGGAGAGACTCTTACAGTTGAAGCTGCCTATAGCCGAAAGCTACGTCGTCAGTATCTTAGTTTTGCCGTGGGTGcctctgtttctcttctgcatAAAACCACAGGACTTTGTGGAATATTTGACGGTAATGTCGATAATGACATGACTGGTTCAACTGGAGTCGTTCATCAAAATTCCTCATCTTTTGGCGATTCCTGTTAGGCATTAGtttataatttatttattttattttattaatatAGAGCGTTTTTTTAGGGCGAGTCAAATCTTTGCCTGTTACTGCCGGTGCTAAGTGGTCTTGGAACAGCTCAAACTTTTATCCTGCGGACCTCAAGTCTTCAGATTATTTTGTTTCCTATCATTTACCTCAATATGATCTTTCAAGTTACAGCGCTTGGGCAATTTATGTTTGCTTTGCAATTTAGACGTCAGTAATGATTCTAACATTATTTTACATTTAGAATGCAAAAGTACAGTGTAAAGCTAAAGGCTTGGcaaatgaatttttcaaCGACTGTGTCCTAGACATTGTGGTAACAGAAGACGTGTCTTTTGCTGATCAAAGTGCTTTTGACCTTGGTAATGACGCGTTATGCCAAGCTGAAGTCAAGTTGTAACTCTGTATGTCGTTATTGCAAGGAAAATGTCCTAACGACTGTCATAATCGCGGCGATTGCGACAACGGAACTTGTCATTGCTCTGGCCTTTGGAAGGGCAATGATTGCAGTCGAGGTTAGGTTTACGTGCATGATGTATTTTTGTTAGTGTGTTGCTCTAACGCACTACACATATAGGCGGTTGCGACGATTGCCCAGAAAACAGCAGATGTAGGGAAGGCTTTTGTGAATGCCTTCTCGGTTACGTTATTAATCAAAAACTATGCACTAAAGGCGAGTTCATATGCATCAGTAAATTCCTTCTGGTTTATTTTGTTTATGCACAGCTACATGCTCAGGAGTGGCTAATTGTACTTCCTCTCGTAACGGCCGTTGCACAGGAGTCGATGAATGCCTTTGTAgtccaggctacaccgggCTTAGTTGTGATAAAAAGATCGTCTGTTCTGTGCCTAATCGCTGCTCGGGTCACGGGGTTTGTCTCGAAGACGATAAATGCTTATGCGATCCTAACTGGGGAGGAGATGATTGTTCTGTTCCCACTTGTAAAAACTTGCAAAATTGTTCTGGTACAAAGATTTGTCTATATTCGCTCTTTGATTGAATGGTCGTTCTCCCATTTAGGTAACGGTCAGTGCAATGCAAATGGAACTTGTGATTGCTTTGCGGGATTTGCGGGAAGCAGCTGCAGCGTTCCAACATGCCACGATGTTGGAAAATGCTCGTCAAATGGGGTGTGTGTCAGTCCGAATCAGTGCAGATGCAACGATGGTTACTCATTGCCTAATTGTTCTTCAAAAATCGAATGTCCTTCTCTTGGAAATTGCAGCGGAAATGGAATCTGTTTATCTCCTACTAGGTGCTCGTGCTATGATGGATATGCTGGTGCGTCTTGCCTTTATCCTTTGTGCCCGGGCGGCTGCTCAGGGCAAGGAAAATGCAAGGATGCATATTTTTGCGAGTGCAATTCTGGATGGACAGGACAAGACTGTAGTCAGCCATCATGTGAAACGTTTAACTATTGTTCAGGTAGACATTATAATCATTGGCAATCAAATTTTCTGTTACTTTTTGTAGGAAATGGAGTATGCTCTGATTATGATTCGTGCAATTGCAGCACTGACTGGACTGGTCCCGCGTGCGACGTTCCTACCTGTTTTTCAGGAAATAATTTACTCCAATGCAACGGTCGCGGAAAATGTGTGGGGCCAGGCATCTGTGATTGTAATTTGGGCTACTTCGGTGATTTGTGTGAAAATAAAGGTGAACAATATCAAAGCCGCTGAaatagtattaattaattttgatcTTTTTTAGTTAACGGCGTTTGCCTTGATAAATGGACCTGCTTTTGCCATATGGGTTGGACCGGTTCTCTTTGCACTGAACCGATATGCACCTCTCTTAGCAATTGCTCAGGCCACGGCGTTTGCTCTGCTCCGAACGTCTGCTCATGCTCAATCAATTACTCCGGTTTCGACTGCTCAATTCCGCTCTGCTCTAATAACTGTTCCGGCAATGGAATCTGTGTGAATCCTAGCGAGTGCTCTTGCTTCGATTTTTACTCCGGTTCTGACTGCTCTCAGGTTGTGTGCCCTGGGAGCTGTTCGGGCCACGGAATCTGCACTGGCCCTAGCAGTTGCACGTGCTTTACAGGATACACCGCTGCCGACTGCTCGACTCTTTTGTGTCCCGGTAACTGTAGTGGCAAGGGGCAGTGCGCTGCTCCAGGTAAATGTTTCTGTGACGAAGGCTACAGCGGTTCCGATTGCTCTTTACCTGTTTGTTCTGACAACTGTTCTGGTCATGGTCGCTGCACCGATCCTAACGTCTGCTCGTGCGATGAAGGCTTCGCGGGAAGACTTTGTGACAAGACGGTTTGCTCCAACGAAGGTTTGAAATGTTCGTTCTTATTCAGGCAATAATGCATCACTATTCTAGAGTCTGGTGTTGCTATTTGGATTCctgtctcttcttctgctaTTGTCCTTGCTGTACTTGGTGTAATTCTCATTGTAGTTGTTTTAGCTTttaggaagaaaaagaaaggagaagactACGGGTAGTTTTGTCTGAAACTTGGGGAGCGTTTTTTAccatgttttctttttcagtttgaGCATTTCAAACACTAACGCCAAGTCCGGAACTTCAACGTCAAGCGTTTGAAGTTTTATGAATCACGAAGTACCCCTATCTTTTCTGATTATTTTGTGTCACTTGCGCTAGCTACTTGGTGTTTGCTTTTTGGCTGATTCAGTGTCTGCAATATACTCTGCATTTGCGCTTTCTTATGCCATTGCCATCAACGACTGCGTCAGGAGTCGAGCCAATATAGCGCTAGTATTGACCTTCACTATAAGCAGTTGCAAGTAGACATTATGAATGTTACATTACCCACATTACCGCGGATAAATATTAGAACTAAAGAGTACATATAACGGAGCATATAACACTGAGCTATATTGGTACAGGAGCAGGTTTACGGTTGGGTTCTCGCAGCACGCTGAACGCTATGGCGCTACAACAGGGtcaaaatgaatgaatgaatgaatgaatgaatgaatgaatgaatgaatgaatcgaacgaatgaatgaatgaatgaatgaataaatgaatgaaggaatgaatgaatgaatgaatgaatgaatgaatcgaacgaacgaatgaatgaatgaatgaatgaatgaatgaatgaatgaatgaatgaatcgaacgaatgaatgaatgaatgaatgaataaatgaatgaaggaatgaatgaaggaatgaatgaatgaatcgaacgaatgaatgaatgaatgaatgaatgaataaatgaatgaaggaatgaatgaatgattcgaacgaacgaatgaataaatgaatgaatgaatgaatgaatgaatgaatgaatgaatgaatgaatgaatgaatgaatgaatgaatgaatgaatgaatgaatgaatgaatgattcgaacgaacgaatgaatgaatgaatgaatgaatgaatgaatgaatgaatgaatgatacgtAATGAAGAAGGATTAAGAGCAGGCTGGACAGAACTAGTTTGCCGGAAGTTGGTCGACCAATCAGAGACCAGTCAGCAGCATTCCAACTGCTCGTCTCTGCTTCGCTAACAACCATAATCTGATTAACCGTTCAACGATTGGAATGCGAAAAGGTAACGAAGTTACGCTGCCTACGCGACGGCGGTAAGTCCGAAGTCTGTCGACGAGGCTCTTTCTCAGCGCACTGCAACAACCGATCGGACGTtagataattaatattaacaCTGTTTGGACCATGTCGAGTATAGGTACGGAATCGGGTACGGAATCGGGATCGATACGCGTACTTTTGCCGTTTTTCTAGGGCACGCCTCCGTCCCAGTGCGGACTTAGAAAGCGTTTTTCCCCCTGTATCTAACCCACCCTACACCAACCCAAACCTCACTGGTATCGGTGGCGGCCCCGTCACGGGCGGTTAAGCCACGGTCGTTGGTGATCGTCGTAAGATCGATGTTGACTGTGGGAATGCTATAATACGCGGGCCCGACCCCGCCTCTACAGAGGAGAGGTATAAGGAGGCGGGCACTAGAAAAACGGCAGAATTACGCGTATCCCGCCTCCGTACCTATACCCGACATGGTCCAAACAGTGTttatattaattatctaACGTCCAAATTATCTAACGTCCGATCGGTTGTTGCGCTGAGAAAGAGCCTCGTCGACAGACTTCGGACTTACCGCCGTCGCGTAGGAAAGGTAACTTCGTTACCGTTCCGCATTCCAATCGTTGAACGGTTAATCAGATTATGGTTGTTAGCGAATCAGAGACGAGCAGTTGGAATGCTGCTGACTGGTCTCTGATTGGTCGACCAACTTCCGGCAAACTAGTTCTGTCCAGCCTGTTCTTAATCCTTCTTCATTacgtatcattcattcattcattcattcattcattcattcattcattccttcgttcgttcgaatcattcattcattcattcattccttcgttcgttcgaatcattcattcattcattcattccttcattcatttattcattcattcattcattcattcattcgttcgattcattcattcattcattcattcattcattcattcattcattcattcattcattcattcattcattcattcattcattcattcattcattcattccttcGTTCGTTCGAATCATTcgttcattcattcattccttcattcatttattcattcattcattcattcattcattccttcattcatttattcattcattcattcattcattcgttcgattcattcattcattcattcattcattcattcattcattcattcattcattcattcattcattcattcattcattcattcattcattcattcattcattcattcattcattcttcattcattcattcattcattcattcattcattcattcattcattcattcattcattcattcattcattcattcattcattcattcattcattcattcattcattcattttgaCCCTGTTGTAGCGCCATAGAACGCCATATTTTCATGCCTTTTTCACTTCCATTGACagaatgaagaaaatggtctTTCTCTAAAAACATGGATACATTTTGTCACCAAATGATATtgtaacagaattgataAACCTTCTTGCTCTAAtaacttttgatttataggTTTGGGCCGCTCAAAAcgaattttcgtcatttgAGAAAACGGACGagctttttctttatctcGTCAATGAAAAAGGATGGAGTCTCAACGCTGCTAATGAAGTTATACGTTATATATAGCAGAAAACTGACATAGACATATAGACATATAGACACGCCCGAACTAAATTCCGCTATTGTATAAACTAGCTCTTTCGCTGCTTAAACGGAGAGAGAAACGAAGTGTACATGCATTCGTTTGTTTAGAACACGGCGGATTGTCACGATAAGAGCGGATATAGTGACGTCTTAGAACACGTGATATGCCCGGATTAGTTCGAAGTGAAGTCGGCTTTGGAGGCCTTTTGCTTGCTCTTCCACCGTCCATTCTGAGACCTGCAGTCGAGAAAAGCCCCGTGACTGACGGGAGGCAATCAATCGCTAGAGTGTAGGCTATTTGGACAACGACGAGACTCGCGTCACCAACAGAGTCGAAGAATCTTCTACGCAATTTGCTCACAAAGTGCTTCACTGCACTAAAATACGCCGGGACATAGCTTTTCGCGCCTGAAATCGTTTGATTAATTGGTGAGGACTCTAGGAGCACGAGGTAGAGGAAGAGCCGTGCCAAGACTTATTCAGTTGCAGGTGGAGAGCAGGGTGGACTCAGACATGCACAACAGTTCCATGTGAGCTATGGGACATATGTAAGGTTTCTCCTATTCCTCTCCGTCTTCTTGTATCAGTCTCTTTATGTTTTCTCGAATGTCGTACCTACGTGGTTTTGCAAAGCACAGCGTTGTTGATTTCTTTATATCAAAACTTCACGTGTTGAAAGTCATTCAATTGTCTTTTGAGAGCGTCTGTACTATGTGGACGAGTGCAGCGTCGTTGATTTTCTCATAACGCAAAACTGAGCTCGTCTACGCGAAAAGATCTAACGTCGCTTTTGTTTCAAGTTAGGTGAGTATACATATTTGCGTTCAAAGAGCGTCAAAAGCTCTAGCTTAaagaggggcccctttctcgtcctcgccTCGCTTGCGCAAGACAGAGCTCATTTTCTCTCGCTCGACGCGCacgccttcgccgacgaactGATATCCAGTTGCTGATTTTGTATGCCTAGACGTCCTGGGACAGCCCGCCAATCTCCGTTGGTAAGCAATTAACCCCCGTTCTTGAAGCTCGTACATTCATGTATGATTAGCATGCCTCGCGCGCGTAGCCAGCGAGCTAGAGTTTTGCGCGCAGTGCGCAAAACTGACTCTACTCTCTCGCGAGCGCGTACGTGTCCAGTTCATTCCTCGGGACGACTTGGCAAACGAAGCTATATTATCTATGCTGCCACGAACTGCGACGCAGTAAGTGAAGCACTCAAGTCAGATCATGGCCAGACCAGGGATACTAGCTAGTATCCCTGGCCAGACGTCGTGTGAACAGGTACTAGGTAGAACACGTGGGTGGCTAGAACGCGCAGATCGCGCGAGAATGCGCGCGTAACACGCACGATCCACGCTCGCCTCTCGATTACGCCGAAGCTGTAAGCGAAACGCGTTTCATTCGCTATGCAGGCGTCGAATCTGCTTTCATAGAGTGTTCGCAGGCGCGtggacgcggcggcggcgagacgaaacgacgtgcgaacgaaaatcgacggctCATCGGAGCGAACAGTACGTCGCCAGGCAATTAAGCCAGAGAATAAATAAAGGCGCGCGGTTTTTTCTCGTGCACGCATGCATTCTTGTTATCCTCGACCGGGGCCCCCAAGCAATTAATggcctaataataaaatgtATTTTTAGTGTAAGTGGCCGTCGAAGTGGcttgaaaaaagaatttccaAGGGAACGAAGCACGGACGAACGCCAATCAAAATATTTCGCGGATCaagtaaaattaattaatacaattGCATTTACTTGTTTAATATTTGAATCTTATTTTTCAGGCTCAAATAATTTGACATTTCATTGCCCCTTTCTTTACTGCCTTTACAATCCTCAGAAACCTTTCAACGTTCTCATAACTCATCACAAGAAAGCAAGTCAATGTGTGAAAGAAATTCTGGTCGAACTCAAATGGACCTATttcaaaatcttttctcttttttccagaaaaaggaagtggaagaaagaagacggtCTCTCTTTTatagatgacgtcgtcgtttcttcttatAGATGACAACGTCGTCAGAAACGCTAAGACAAATGACTCTGGTCTGTTGCCCTTAGCAACGATGACGGAAGAACACGACGCAAAACTAAACGACCAACAACCTAGCATGTTGTTCTTTGTCCAGTTAACGGCGTCTTGGCCTAGCAATGGTTGAAGACTTCGATAGTTCAAAGAGGCCTTGAGTTACATAATGCTTAGCGAGATTGGAAGGTATTCAGAAGTCTGACGAGGAGTACCAAATGTGTCCAGCGAAGAGAATGGTCAAAGGTAAATTGCATAGAGGAGAGAAGGTAGAGCTAGTGGGTGAGCCATGGGACTAAAGCACAGACTGAAAAGCACAGGATATCCATGACGTACCCAATACTATTTATCATTCCTTGTTTTTGTTTGATACTCGCCTTTTTATATTGACGCTTTTGTTTtccgtttgtttttttctaattttttgtaggttttgtttttctacgTGTAACGTGTTGCGCCAATGGGGTTTGGTTCTCATAGAGCTTATgcaggtgacgtcacttgatcACGTGCATGACCTCTGAGTGGCAGAAAGCGTGCCactcaaaataaaaaaggccGTAGCATCTAAGCGAAGCCTCATTTGTTCTAACCTAGCTGCCTTGGCAGCTTCTAATAGGTTAGATTATCATTGCCCAAAGGTGTCGCGGTAGCTAGACGCGATTTAAAGCGTTTTCGAAGAGCTTTTGAGCTTCGCGGTGTAGAGACCCGCGAAACGCGTGAAGGTTTCTCTAGCGAAGCGACTTTAAGCACCGCGTAGTGTAATGACATGCTCAACATTTTCGCGTACCTACCGGTGTGAAAACACTAATTCTGAAGGCTTTACTAGCTCATTCAGATGAAAAAGTAGCTTACTGCGCCTTAGACGCTAAACCAATCGCCCTTTCAGACAACTATCAGTTCGAATTCAAGTTTCTAATGTTACATCCTCTAAATCAAGCGACAAGTTTTGTTTGCTACGAGCTGAGACGCGAAAACTTCGAAAGGGTCcccgaaaaacgaagaacgcTTTAAAATGTCTGTTGCGTTATTAACTTCACTGTACAAAAGTACAAAACCCTTCTTCAGCGCAGTTAAGCTGCGACGAGGGTTTCTGTGGGTGCGGCCATACGCCGCTCTTACGTTTCTGCCACTCAGTTGCGCGCGCTACCATTGCTCCGTGACGTTGTGCATAAGCTCTATACGGGCGGTGCTGTTCATATTAACTGTTCTGTCGTCCGTACGTGACTCGAGACTTCGGTTTACGGGTGACCTAATGTGATTGAGTCTCGAAGGAAGCAAGACAACGTACTTGGAGGAGCAGAAACACCGAGGAATTTTGTCGGGGCCCCGCAGAAGGTCTCCATCCCGACTTTGCAAAATTTCCGACGTGGATTAGCATTACGATTGCTCCATCGACACATAATGGACGCAAAGAATGTGCCCGACGTAAAGGAAGCGGAGACGAAAGGTAGAACAGCAGGAAAACGCGAAACCTAGATACGCACGTTAATGCGCAAAAAATTACGCAGTCTCCTTTAGGCGACGCAAAGTTCGCCCAGAGTTCGCCCAGAGAACTCCATAGTAGTGCGTGCGTACATCGGATAAATCGATGAATGTAATAAAGACTGCATTATCATAAAGTTATTGTGTCTATATGTATTTTTCATATTTTCATATTAGTGACAAAGAGCAGGTGGGTTCGATCTTGAGTAGAGGAGTCAGTTCGATATAAGCTCGTGCAGAAGAATGGGAAGGCCGCAGCATACGAAGTGTGACTCGATCGAGGTGTGGCGTGTATTTCTTATTTTTCCGGAGCTTTTTTCAAGTGTGTAAGCTCTTCTTTTCGAAGAAGTAGACTCTTCAAAGTGCCAATGTTCTCCGTTAGACGTGAGTAGCTCTTTCTTGTGAGGAAATTTAGTCATTAATTGATTTAGGATTACCACCCTGAGCCAATAATATGCCGAGCTTTTCAGAATCCCTTGGAATCACGGTGGAGACCTCCCAACGGTCCAAAATCCACTCCCAAGGGTCTCCGAGGCCAATGAGGTAAAAGAGGCCGTACCTCTCTAGCAGGGGCCGATGGAGTTGGCTTCCCCACTATGGCGAGACGCAGTGGGTCAAAATAGCGGTCCCCTTGGATAACATGGGTGGCGGACTCACATCCGAGGACGCTTCACTCCCAAGGCTATCTCCGAGGCCAATCGAGGATAAAGAGGCCGTACCCCGTGCTTCGTGGGTCAACCGAGGCTCCGGAGCACGTGTCCATCAGGGGACGCGGGCGAGTCGTCCCCCCGTCGCAGAGACGCCGAGAGGACGTAATATTTTACTTTTGCATTACTTCCGggttacttccgggtttcgCTTTCGAGAACATCTTTTTGGAATACGAAGAAATTCCCGTTCCAGCCGCTTCCTTAATTGTAGGTCCACGAGGAGGCgacaaaaaatcgacgacgtccactCGGACaatgcgttttttcttaccagtCCTCACATCCTTCTCAGTcagcgaaacgaaatcgatttcataGGAAAATGCACCGACGTCAATGGACACCAACCGCGAATTCCGTCGAAAAGCGCTATCAAGTCGAAAGGACGAGGATACGTCGTACGGCTGCTGCGCTTTCATTTCGTCAATAAAATACCATTTGGCATCAGGGTTTGGACAAGGAGAACCTTTTAGACATCGTCGAATGGGTCGAACAAGCCCTGATGCCAAGTTCGTGTGCGTCTCGTAAAACATGTCGTAGACATCATCAGATACTTGAAGTTGCATATCGCCTTTTGCCTGAGcaaaaaatttctcaaaCTGTGCATTGatgacgaaagaaaaaggctgAAacctatcgtcgtcgttcaagtAACGCCATTCAAATATTCTCATAGATGGCTCAGCGGACTTCAAAGACAACGTCTCAGTCGACATTCATCAACATCGGATTCGAGTCGACAAGACGAACGACTAGCATTTCTCctcaaatcgacgttgaaTCTCTTCCACCGTGATCGCGAAACCCGTTTCAACAGACAAATATGTGTCGGAGaatagaagaggaagagcaaCGGATCTGGCAGACATTGCctccacgtcgtcgatacATTGACGTAGGCGTGCTCGAAGACCTGCCTCAGTgtcgatcgaagcgacgatgGCGTGAAGAGGGCGCTTGCATCGAAGATTTCCGCCGCCTGTCACGACAGTGTGTCCGCTTGAAACGCAGCCATTGTCTTTGACGTATTGACGACATTCCTGTTCGAGTGAATGTCCACCGATTGCGGCGACGTACGTCTGGTTGGAGGAAGAGGTCTTAATTGGTCGCTGTGATGATGACGTCTACGCATTCGTGAGCTATGCTTCCTGAGTAGATTTCTATAACTTTCCCCAAGCTGAGAAAGGGAATTTGGGTCAGGAAACGCGGTGACTCCGATAAGGAATTGGACTTGTGTTCGTGTTGCAAACGAAGAatctctttcgatttctttcttcctaTTCTCTTGGCAACTTGATGCAGCTGGGACTTCGCTCAAACAAAACTCAGAAGCTGCAGGATTAGTTGATTCAGAACAAGACCTCGTAGAAGGGAAGTTTGGCAATTGAAATTCGGTTCGCTCTTCTTTTAGAACTGTTTTGAGAGAGGTACCAAAACAATTCATATCCGTCGATTCAGGAAGCGATGACTCTTGCTTGGGTATGCTCGACGAGGAAAGGTACGAAGCACATGCAGACTCCGATTCGATACAGTTGTCTTCAGCAGCGGATGTAGCCTTTGCTGATTCTGCTCTAACACCAGAAGCAGAGGCTGAAGCAGACGAAGTGAACGCATCTGAATGACAAGGTGTTTCGTCCAGCTCAACATTGAGAATCTTCGCCCCAAAATTAGGCTTGCACGGTGACGGTTTAATCAAGTTCGAAAAAAGATTGTAGTCGTCACGATGCTCATCAGCCGAAGCTGACCTCATTCGTTCTGTCCGTACTTCTTCTATCCGTTCCTCTAGAGCAGTTGCAGCCTCTGCAGATTTTTCGGATGAAGTGCTGAAGATGACAAGGGTATCGTCGTCCATGCCAATAGGTAAGATTCTCTTCAACGCTTCTCGATAGATGATCGAGAGCATACCTGATGAAACACGAACTGGTTTACGATACCgatgaaaaaattttcaatcgATAATCATACAAGCCCACAAACTGAAACTTCACGAAGCAAAGTCCATTGACGCTAGACCTGTCACAGTCACATGCTttgaaaatcgacttttAGAATGTTCCTCTTTGATTAAAGGGAGAGGTACTCCTGCTTTTTTGCAAACTCTTAACAGCTCGCCAACACTTGCCTTCCTCCCATTTTCCTGAGACCACAGATCAATTAGGTACCGAAGCCTTTTACTGTTTGTATCCATGGGAGGAAGATCTGTAAGTTCATAGGCTTTATATCCTAGGTATTGGCCAATAGACTCCCATTATTGTTTCCAACTTTAGCGACAGTCATCTTAAACTCCAGACATTCCGAATCCGAAAGCATAGCATCATCAGGAGGAAAAGAGGAAGCgatatctgaaaaaaaagagctcGAATTTCAACACAATGAAATTCTCATTCACACCTATTTTCTGACTGGAGCAAGACGGACGATTTAGAAAATCTTGTAGATTCTGAGCAGCTGCCGCTTCCTGCGTAAAacataaataaaaaagaatcaaatagTCGAAAAAATTATAAGAAAGATGTCTCACCTCATCAGCAGAAAGTTCAATGGCTCCTTCACCATGTAAAAGAGAGAGCAAATAtaagacgtcatttttttcgcgcAGCGTTAGCCAAGGATTGAGCTGTGGTATTAAGATTCTCAGACCAGAGAGCGAGAATGTCGCCCTAAAATGCGCTTTTCACGATATCAGCGGGCGATGGGCTAAGAAGGGGCGCTGGCTAGAGCGTTCCGTCCGACTTCATCTTTCTCCAGGCAAGTATCTATTACACAGCGCGTTTTGTAAGAAATATAATCGATGTGA is a window of Oscarella lobularis chromosome 20, ooOscLobu1.1, whole genome shotgun sequence DNA encoding:
- the LOC136198841 gene encoding uncharacterized protein, with the protein product MSRTRHLAPYFLSLLILCCGVSGTHFRGGTISWKADTKIPKKVEFSFKLAWRRTFVSGNYFCDNSTISSRQLIGDDHEWTCETGCEDYFSKFLGRTQMYCTGYSALEDWTQGENTFVKEFRGNGPFTVRFVGQAWIDDLIGVTKMGMGPHYVIATSVNLAVRRDTKKVNSSPISATSPVLRLQQHCSYSLPVLTNDPDGDTVKCRWAKGFDECGDVCGSLPLSTLDPNPCVLHFSASTLGVYAVALTLEDFGDPAFVSAAPLSQVPLQFLINVTAKANGTKCGAGVRFADSTISEGECVTLLPNETYSARIEVVEDAGASVGEVTLIAPLGLQRCSQVLGSHPNKYFDVNWTPNLSQSGAHTFCFSVSDINGISTNLRCITLLAGADPPDFVRGTFSPYNELVNVYQKKFSIAFNQEIKRPTVSKYIRLYSTNVTATNDLRSASSRLLATLDSSVSPAVLVKDRKLTFYLSSEVGLVPDVIHFITLDYGVVVGLQACGQSGAPFRGVAEKTWIFTAGKVNNDPCVSNGGRGSCQMFCSKRENGSYFCSCPPGELLAPNKHTCYLPNGNGSCPNNCSGNGVCLGNLCSCRFGWLGASCSEPACYNYASCSNHGECVQPNICLCFSRWGGPACSVDKCSVHSSCDACTKVIGCGWCDSTQRCLSGSGGGPSDSNAVCQSYLYYNCQIVVSDGYDPFAASCSDHVLLLDCDDCLHDQRLAAKGPGSFQYCEVSKAFCENYGSCYNRENPDFCPTWNEEKCPFGFPLLANEKRRPLFQGSGRSRRDSQSEDKILPFNSFRCDGLALMNLLDSKLATIGAIKEAIRLSSELLVDLSPDEDDFLMDIASVESKFGRDDNTFRPKTQFLPPYCSEDGKVLKKYKKTGGLGIWQVDLSFYCDFKNRFHQKVFRKRTDVIKKKMGLDLTKTMPEDLFNPLVNVLFARLKLGLSASSTKKMLKKRCGKKTIVEYNSDCSPEIDIEVCELGLRWYYCYNGRGATKTSDDELPDLPKEGTKKFSDQLRRKEPKSDEGCVHGQRDPATDCRTCICEKGFTGEACNMLDCGCANYCGDFGLCNRQKDGSNKCECFFRWQGQCCEEFLPAFVFGDPHLRTLDGLEYDYFGVGVFWGCISRENDFGYQLAFFQYGRTSLLGAVSVNADGKVVTIVSIRDASGKNRPPALRINRRLQSLSSGNKTVVAAGITLSSNFSASYTYRFQFRNGETLTVEAAYSRKLRRQYLSFAVGASVSLLHKTTGLCGIFDGNVDNDMTGSTGVVHQNSSSFGDSWRVKSLPVTAGAKWSWNSSNFYPADLKSSDYFVSYHLPQYDLSSYSAWAIYNAKVQCKAKGLANEFFNDCVLDIVVTEDVSFADQSAFDLGKCPNDCHNRGDCDNGTCHCSGLWKGNDCSRGGCDDCPENSRCREGFCECLLGYVINQKLCTKATCSGVANCTSSRNGRCTGVDECLCSPGYTGLSCDKKIVCSVPNRCSGHGVCLEDDKCLCDPNWGGDDCSVPTCKNLQNCSGNGQCNANGTCDCFAGFAGSSCSVPTCHDVGKCSSNGVCVSPNQCRCNDGYSLPNCSSKIECPSLGNCSGNGICLSPTRCSCYDGYAGASCLYPLCPGGCSGQGKCKDAYFCECNSGWTGQDCSQPSCETFNYCSGNGVCSDYDSCNCSTDWTGPACDVPTCFSGNNLLQCNGRGKCVGPGICDCNLGYFGDLCENKVNGVCLDKWTCFCHMGWTGSLCTEPICTSLSNCSGHGVCSAPNVCSCSINYSGFDCSIPLCSNNCSGNGICVNPSECSCFDFYSGSDCSQVVCPGSCSGHGICTGPSSCTCFTGYTAADCSTLLCPGNCSGKGQCAAPGKCFCDEGYSGSDCSLPVCSDNCSGHGRCTDPNVCSCDEGFAGRLCDKTVCSNEESGVAIWIPVSSSAIVLAVLGVILIVVVLAFRKKKKGEDYGLSISNTNAKSGTSTSSV